A genomic region of Rhodococcus pyridinivorans contains the following coding sequences:
- a CDS encoding IS3 family transposase, translating into MLGTVGAAEGLYGRRKMTVHLRNQGHEVGKHTVDRLMRDEGLSGVTRGRRDRTTIPGGRKADRAPDLVDRDFTAEVPNRKWVTDFT; encoded by the coding sequence TTGCTCGGCACCGTCGGCGCCGCGGAGGGGCTGTACGGGCGCCGCAAGATGACCGTGCACCTGCGCAACCAGGGCCACGAGGTCGGCAAGCACACGGTGGATCGGTTGATGCGCGACGAGGGCCTGTCCGGTGTGACTCGTGGGCGCCGGGATCGGACTACGATCCCCGGCGGCCGGAAGGCAGATCGGGCGCCTGACCTGGTCGATCGTGACTTCACCGCCGAGGTGCCGAACCGGAAGTGGGTCACCGACTTCACCTAG
- a CDS encoding LapA family protein → MAKQTRSAAPQRAFRVTPRRALAAVLVLLAALFVLQNRNSTSIDLFWISLQAPLWLVLVIIFAVGWVAGFLFARGR, encoded by the coding sequence GTGGCAAAACAGACGCGATCCGCCGCGCCCCAACGCGCGTTCCGGGTGACTCCGCGCAGAGCGCTCGCGGCCGTCCTGGTCCTGCTCGCTGCGCTGTTCGTTCTCCAGAACCGCAACAGTACGAGCATCGACCTCTTCTGGATCTCGCTGCAGGCACCGCTGTGGCTGGTGCTCGTCATCATCTTCGCGGTCGGGTGGGTCGCGGGCTTCCTGTTCGCACGCGGACGCTGA
- a CDS encoding YhjD/YihY/BrkB family envelope integrity protein, producing MAGEPDEKPGFLERQRAAHPVLDRVLRAGVRYQENKGDYYAAGLTYFTVLAIVPIIMVVFSLAGFVLAGRPELLDQIRQIISENIPGQLGGTVQSLIDSAIESRGAVGLIGLLTASYAGLGWITNLREALTAMWEHPRDKGNFLVVKLRDGGALLSLGLAMTVSLGLSALSSGPIARRIVELLNMENLVGIGVGLRILALVAATAATGLVFTWVIARLPREPVPFRSALVAGAIAGIGFELLKQTGSIYLERVLNGPAGVAFGPILGILVFGNLTARLVLFCTAFAATSRASLALAHHPAPTGAVITPRLEVHEGLDARRGAAILGAGLVGGLLAGLRFRRK from the coding sequence ATGGCCGGCGAACCCGACGAGAAGCCGGGGTTTCTCGAACGTCAACGCGCGGCCCATCCGGTGCTCGACCGCGTCCTTCGGGCCGGGGTGCGGTACCAGGAGAACAAGGGCGACTACTACGCGGCCGGCCTGACCTACTTCACGGTGCTGGCGATCGTCCCGATCATCATGGTCGTGTTCTCTCTGGCCGGTTTCGTGCTCGCCGGGCGACCCGAACTGCTCGACCAGATCCGGCAGATCATCTCCGAGAACATTCCCGGTCAGCTCGGCGGCACCGTGCAGAGCCTGATCGACTCGGCGATCGAATCCCGCGGCGCGGTCGGCCTCATCGGCCTGCTCACCGCCTCGTATGCCGGTCTGGGCTGGATCACGAATCTTCGCGAAGCCCTCACCGCCATGTGGGAGCACCCGCGCGACAAGGGCAACTTCCTCGTAGTGAAGTTGCGCGACGGGGGCGCACTTCTCAGTCTCGGACTCGCGATGACCGTGTCGTTGGGGCTCTCGGCGCTGAGCAGCGGGCCGATCGCGCGCAGGATCGTCGAGCTGCTCAACATGGAGAATCTCGTCGGCATCGGCGTGGGTCTGCGAATTCTGGCTCTGGTGGCGGCCACTGCCGCCACCGGTCTGGTGTTCACCTGGGTGATCGCTCGCCTGCCCCGCGAACCCGTTCCGTTCCGCAGCGCGCTCGTCGCGGGTGCGATCGCCGGGATCGGTTTCGAACTGCTCAAGCAGACGGGTTCGATCTACCTCGAACGTGTGCTCAACGGCCCGGCGGGCGTCGCCTTCGGCCCGATCCTCGGCATCCTCGTGTTCGGTAACCTCACGGCCCGCCTGGTGCTCTTCTGCACCGCGTTCGCAGCGACGTCCCGAGCGAGCCTCGCACTCGCACACCATCCCGCGCCCACAGGGGCGGTCATCACGCCTCGCCTCGAGGTGCACGAGGGTCTCGACGCGCGCCGCGGCGCCGCAATCCTCGGTGCGGGCCTGGTCGGTGGACTCCTCGCCGGGCTGCGCTTCCGGAGGAAATGA
- a CDS encoding YhgE/Pip domain-containing protein, whose amino-acid sequence MRNAYKVLRRDLTRIRRAPKSWAIIIGLLVLPSLYAWVNIIAFWDPYGNADHIKVAVVNQDEGASTELTGEVNVGEQVVAQLKSNDQLGWQFMDEDAAMESVRSGESYAAIVMPPDFSKNLLTIVTGDFVRPELEYYTNEKANAIAPKITEVGASTLDTQINSNFVSTVAQTIAKEAEQAGVDAGDWLVDSRSQTLTALDQALATVQATRTTLTELNGTLEPGAAALTDARRALERVDAAIGDVTAAVSDAQGLVNEVQGDLVKFSDTLTGAYVSGTANLTGATTRLNESVGQVAVGADAARSALSTAQRDVQAVITANQALLATMLPLVAATPDGLPLKNQLNQVIGALEAQTVRDQELLATLEAAQAGVSTVADQTAAASEAMAAAQRSSGALQSVLSGTFPGLNQSMSSLSATVGAFSSALDSQRVLVGEAVGMLTELESVMDETGTAVSSLDGNLADVQSDLIALQTDLSAISATDLLNQVSTLTSLDPDTIAEFMAGPVVVHENDLFPVPAYGSSMAPLFTNLSLWIAGFVLMVLFKLEVDDEDVEGLTVRQAYFGRWLLFAVMNVIQALLVSIGNVVIGVQTVNPVVFVATAVFIGLVYMSIIYALSVSFGYIGKGIAVLLVIMQIPGASGIYPIEMMPDFFRALFPFFPFTYGIDALRETIGGFYGLHYLRYMAVLVLLAALAFILGLFLRQRLGNFARLFNSKLADTGLFLSEDVQILGSRHRLTQLVQALTDRDKFREDNARKRRWLDTNHKAAQRAALFAGLIGAVVLFVIGSVFPDEKATVLGLWGLLCLLVMGSIVVVEYINQNVLYGAEVSDLPDDALKRALAQEDIAIRSDARLDQLEKQGQNA is encoded by the coding sequence ATGCGCAACGCCTACAAGGTGCTTCGTCGTGACCTCACGCGTATCCGTCGGGCTCCGAAGTCGTGGGCGATCATCATCGGACTGCTGGTGCTGCCCTCGCTCTACGCCTGGGTCAACATCATCGCGTTCTGGGATCCGTATGGGAACGCGGACCACATCAAGGTCGCCGTCGTCAACCAGGACGAGGGAGCCAGTACCGAGCTGACCGGTGAAGTGAACGTCGGCGAGCAGGTGGTGGCCCAGCTCAAGTCGAACGACCAGCTCGGCTGGCAGTTCATGGATGAGGACGCGGCCATGGAATCGGTCAGGTCCGGCGAGAGCTACGCCGCGATCGTCATGCCCCCCGATTTCAGCAAGAACCTCCTCACCATCGTCACCGGCGACTTCGTCCGGCCGGAACTCGAGTACTACACCAACGAGAAGGCCAACGCGATCGCCCCGAAGATCACCGAGGTCGGTGCGTCCACGCTCGACACGCAGATCAACTCGAACTTCGTCTCCACCGTCGCACAGACCATCGCTAAGGAAGCCGAGCAGGCCGGGGTCGATGCGGGAGACTGGCTGGTCGATTCGCGCAGCCAGACGCTGACCGCGTTGGACCAGGCCCTCGCGACGGTCCAGGCCACCCGCACGACCCTGACCGAGTTGAACGGCACGCTCGAGCCCGGGGCGGCGGCGCTCACCGATGCCAGGCGAGCCCTGGAGCGGGTGGACGCGGCCATCGGGGACGTCACCGCAGCGGTCTCCGACGCGCAGGGCCTCGTCAACGAGGTCCAGGGCGACCTGGTCAAGTTCTCCGACACCCTGACCGGCGCCTACGTCTCCGGCACGGCGAACCTCACGGGCGCCACCACCCGCCTCAACGAGAGCGTCGGGCAGGTCGCGGTCGGCGCCGACGCGGCCCGGTCGGCTCTCAGCACAGCTCAGCGTGATGTGCAGGCGGTGATCACCGCAAATCAGGCGCTACTCGCCACCATGCTTCCTCTCGTCGCCGCCACCCCTGACGGGCTGCCGCTCAAGAACCAGCTGAACCAGGTGATCGGCGCGCTCGAAGCGCAGACGGTCCGCGATCAGGAGCTCCTGGCGACCCTGGAGGCCGCGCAGGCTGGTGTGTCCACGGTGGCCGATCAGACGGCCGCCGCGTCGGAGGCCATGGCCGCCGCCCAGCGTTCCTCCGGCGCGCTGCAGAGTGTGTTGTCGGGGACCTTCCCGGGGCTCAACCAGTCCATGTCGTCGCTGTCCGCGACCGTCGGGGCGTTCTCCTCGGCGCTCGATTCGCAGCGTGTGCTCGTGGGCGAGGCCGTTGGCATGCTCACCGAACTGGAATCGGTCATGGATGAGACCGGCACCGCAGTGTCGTCGCTGGACGGGAACCTCGCGGACGTGCAATCGGATCTCATCGCCCTGCAGACCGACCTCAGTGCGATCAGTGCCACGGACCTCCTCAACCAGGTGAGCACACTGACCTCGCTCGACCCGGACACGATCGCCGAATTCATGGCGGGGCCCGTGGTGGTCCACGAGAACGACCTGTTCCCGGTGCCGGCCTACGGCTCGTCGATGGCGCCCCTGTTCACCAACCTGTCGCTGTGGATCGCCGGGTTCGTGTTGATGGTGCTGTTCAAGCTCGAGGTCGACGACGAGGATGTCGAGGGCCTGACGGTGCGGCAGGCGTACTTCGGGCGCTGGCTGCTGTTCGCGGTGATGAACGTCATCCAGGCGCTGCTGGTGAGCATCGGCAATGTGGTGATCGGCGTCCAGACGGTCAACCCCGTCGTGTTCGTCGCCACGGCGGTGTTCATCGGCCTCGTCTACATGTCCATCATCTATGCGCTCTCGGTGTCCTTCGGCTACATCGGTAAGGGCATAGCCGTGTTGCTGGTGATCATGCAGATTCCCGGCGCCTCAGGAATCTATCCGATCGAGATGATGCCGGACTTCTTCCGGGCGTTGTTCCCGTTCTTCCCGTTCACGTACGGGATCGACGCGCTGCGCGAGACCATCGGCGGCTTTTACGGCTTGCACTACCTCCGGTACATGGCCGTACTCGTACTCTTGGCCGCGCTGGCCTTCATCCTCGGGCTGTTCCTCCGCCAGCGGCTGGGCAACTTCGCTCGATTGTTCAACAGCAAGTTGGCCGATACCGGTCTGTTCCTGAGCGAGGACGTGCAGATCCTCGGCTCCCGTCACAGGCTCACCCAGTTGGTGCAGGCCCTGACCGATCGGGACAAGTTCCGGGAGGACAACGCCCGCAAGCGTCGTTGGCTGGACACCAACCACAAGGCCGCGCAGCGCGCCGCACTGTTCGCCGGCCTGATCGGGGCCGTGGTTCTCTTCGTGATCGGGTCCGTCTTCCCCGATGAGAAGGCCACAGTCCTCGGACTGTGGGGGCTCCTGTGCCTTCTCGTTATGGGTTCGATCGTGGTGGTCGAGTACATCAACCAGAACGTCCTGTACGGCGCAGAGGTCAGCGATCTTCCAGACGATGCGTTGAAGCGAGCTCTGGCACAGGAAGATATCGCGATCAGGTCGGACGCCCGACTCGACCAGCTTGAGAAGCAGGGACAGAACGCGTGA
- a CDS encoding glutamate decarboxylase, with protein sequence MSERNSAPAETLAPAYTGRLGTDPVPALRLPKSETDPEAAYRFIHDELMLDGSSRLNLATFVTTWMDPQADRLMAETFDKNMIDKDEYPATAEIETRCVNMVADLFHAENLTADPASATGVSTVGSSEAVMLAGLALKWQWRQKRQEAGEDATRPNLILGSNVQVVWEKFCRYFDVEPKYLPMEKGRYVITPEQVRDAVDENTIGVVAILGTTFTGELEPVAEIAEALDEIAAAGGPDVPVHVDAASGGFVVPFLHPELQWDFRIPRVVSINVSGHKYGMTYPGIGFVVWRSKEHLPEDLVFRVNYLGGDMPTFTLNFSRPGNQVVGQYYNFIRLGVAGYTAIMESLRDTALMLSERISKIDNMHVITDGTAIPVLSFEIVDDPGFTVFDVSHELRARGFQVPAYTMPADAEDVAVLRIVLREGFSRDLAAKLADALDSVTGELRGKNTDRPAKTHFAH encoded by the coding sequence ATGTCAGAACGCAACTCGGCCCCCGCGGAGACTCTCGCCCCGGCATACACCGGACGGCTCGGGACCGACCCGGTCCCCGCGCTCCGCCTTCCGAAGTCCGAAACCGACCCCGAGGCGGCCTACCGGTTCATTCACGACGAGCTGATGCTCGACGGCAGTTCACGGCTGAACCTGGCCACGTTCGTCACCACCTGGATGGACCCGCAGGCCGATCGTCTGATGGCCGAGACCTTCGACAAGAACATGATCGACAAGGACGAGTACCCGGCCACCGCGGAGATCGAGACCCGCTGCGTGAACATGGTGGCCGACCTGTTCCACGCGGAGAACCTCACCGCCGATCCCGCGTCGGCAACCGGTGTGTCGACCGTGGGATCGTCCGAGGCGGTGATGCTCGCAGGTCTGGCCCTGAAGTGGCAGTGGCGGCAGAAGCGTCAGGAGGCGGGAGAGGACGCCACCCGTCCGAACCTCATCCTCGGCAGCAACGTACAGGTCGTGTGGGAGAAGTTCTGCCGCTACTTCGACGTCGAACCGAAGTACCTGCCCATGGAGAAGGGGCGCTACGTCATCACCCCGGAACAGGTCCGGGATGCAGTCGACGAGAACACCATCGGTGTCGTCGCGATCCTCGGCACCACCTTCACCGGGGAGCTCGAACCCGTCGCCGAGATCGCCGAGGCGCTGGACGAGATCGCCGCCGCAGGCGGGCCCGACGTCCCGGTGCACGTGGACGCGGCGAGTGGTGGCTTTGTGGTTCCGTTCCTGCACCCGGAACTGCAGTGGGACTTCCGGATTCCCCGTGTGGTGTCGATCAACGTCAGCGGCCACAAGTACGGCATGACCTACCCGGGCATCGGATTCGTCGTCTGGCGCTCGAAGGAGCACCTGCCCGAGGACCTGGTGTTCCGGGTCAACTACCTCGGCGGAGACATGCCGACGTTCACCCTCAACTTCTCGCGCCCCGGAAACCAGGTCGTCGGCCAGTACTACAACTTCATCCGACTCGGTGTCGCCGGCTACACCGCGATCATGGAGTCCCTGCGCGACACCGCACTGATGCTCTCCGAACGGATCTCCAAGATCGACAACATGCATGTCATCACCGACGGCACCGCCATTCCCGTTCTGTCTTTCGAAATCGTCGACGACCCGGGATTCACCGTCTTCGACGTCTCACACGAACTGCGCGCCCGCGGATTCCAGGTCCCGGCCTACACGATGCCCGCGGATGCCGAGGACGTCGCGGTTCTGCGGATCGTGCTGCGCGAAGGCTTCAGTCGCGACCTGGCCGCCAAGCTGGCGGACGCCCTCGACAGCGTGACCGGGGAGCTGCGAGGCAAGAACACCGATCGACCGGCGAAGACGCACTTCGCCCACTGA
- the trpS gene encoding tryptophan--tRNA ligase, translating into MSSTAEQNATKPKARPRVLSGIQPTSDSFHLGNFLGALAQWVPAQDENDAFYFIPDLHAITVPHEPKLLRKRVLVSVAQLLAIGIDPEKSVLFVQSQVPEHAELAWVLSCITGFGEASRMTQFKDKSAKQGTEHAGVGLFTYPILMAADILLYRASHVPVGEDQRQHLELTRDLAQRFNSRFGKTFVVPEPTIVKETAKIYDLQDPTSKMSKSAATDAGLINLLDDPKVSAKKIRSAVTDNEREIRFDRENKPGVSNLLTIQSALSGRSIDELVAGYEGKGYGDLKADTAEVLTEFVTPIRTKVDEYLADPAELNRILAGGADRAREVASRTLAQVYDKVGFLPRT; encoded by the coding sequence ATGTCGAGCACTGCAGAACAGAACGCCACGAAGCCGAAGGCCCGCCCCCGTGTGCTGTCCGGCATCCAGCCCACCTCGGATTCGTTCCACCTCGGGAACTTCCTCGGGGCACTGGCGCAGTGGGTTCCGGCGCAGGACGAGAACGACGCCTTCTACTTCATCCCCGATCTGCACGCGATCACCGTTCCGCACGAGCCGAAGCTGCTGCGCAAGCGAGTGCTCGTCTCCGTGGCGCAGTTGCTCGCGATCGGTATCGATCCGGAGAAGTCCGTGCTGTTCGTGCAGAGCCAGGTGCCCGAGCACGCCGAGCTCGCCTGGGTCCTGAGCTGCATCACCGGTTTCGGTGAGGCCAGCCGGATGACGCAGTTCAAGGACAAGTCGGCCAAGCAGGGCACCGAGCACGCCGGCGTCGGCCTGTTCACCTATCCGATCCTCATGGCCGCCGACATCCTGCTCTACCGCGCGAGCCACGTGCCGGTGGGGGAGGACCAGCGTCAGCACCTCGAACTCACGCGAGATCTCGCGCAGCGCTTCAACTCCCGCTTCGGCAAGACCTTCGTCGTCCCCGAGCCGACGATCGTGAAGGAGACCGCGAAGATCTACGACCTGCAGGATCCGACGTCGAAGATGAGCAAGTCCGCGGCGACCGACGCGGGCCTGATCAACCTGCTCGACGATCCGAAGGTCTCGGCGAAGAAGATCCGCTCCGCGGTGACCGACAACGAGCGTGAGATCCGTTTCGACCGCGAGAACAAGCCCGGAGTGTCGAACCTGCTCACCATCCAGTCGGCGCTGTCGGGTCGCAGCATCGACGAACTCGTCGCCGGCTACGAGGGCAAGGGTTACGGCGATCTGAAGGCCGACACCGCAGAGGTCCTCACCGAGTTCGTCACCCCGATCCGCACCAAGGTCGACGAGTACCTGGCCGACCCGGCCGAACTGAACCGCATTCTCGCGGGCGGCGCGGACCGCGCTCGCGAGGTCGCATCCCGCACCTTGGCGCAGGTCTATGACAAGGTGGGTTTCCTGCCGCGGACCTAG
- a CDS encoding exodeoxyribonuclease III, producing MPLVITTVNVNGVRAAAAKGLVDWLASSAADIVCLQEVRATEKQFHAAIAPALEAGWHCVGAESSAKGRAGVAILSRVPADAVRVGFDVDEFASAGRYIEADFGDVTVGSLYLPTGEAQTPKQDEKEHFMKSFATYLAERYAAVTAAGRDMVVCGDWNIAPTERDIKNWKGNVKKSGFLPEERAWVGDLLETGWRDVVRDLHGDVAGPYSWWSYRGKAFDTDAGWRIDYHLVTPGLAARASEARVERAASYDQRWSDHAPVTVTFDR from the coding sequence GTGCCTCTCGTGATCACCACCGTGAACGTCAACGGCGTGCGCGCAGCCGCAGCCAAGGGTCTCGTCGACTGGCTCGCCTCGTCGGCCGCCGACATCGTGTGCCTGCAGGAGGTGCGGGCCACCGAGAAGCAGTTCCACGCCGCGATCGCCCCGGCGCTGGAGGCCGGATGGCACTGTGTCGGCGCAGAGTCCTCGGCCAAGGGCCGCGCCGGGGTGGCGATCCTCTCGCGTGTCCCGGCGGACGCCGTCCGCGTCGGATTCGACGTCGACGAGTTCGCCTCGGCCGGCCGCTACATCGAGGCCGACTTCGGCGACGTCACGGTGGGAAGCCTCTACCTGCCGACCGGTGAAGCACAGACGCCGAAGCAGGACGAGAAGGAACACTTCATGAAGAGCTTCGCGACCTACCTCGCCGAACGGTACGCCGCGGTGACGGCCGCAGGTCGCGACATGGTGGTGTGCGGCGACTGGAACATCGCCCCTACCGAGCGAGACATCAAGAACTGGAAGGGCAACGTCAAGAAGTCCGGCTTCCTGCCCGAGGAGCGCGCGTGGGTCGGCGACCTCCTCGAGACCGGCTGGCGCGACGTGGTGCGCGACCTCCACGGCGACGTCGCGGGCCCCTATTCGTGGTGGTCGTACCGCGGCAAGGCATTCGACACCGACGCAGGCTGGCGCATCGACTACCACCTCGTGACCCCGGGCCTGGCGGCCCGCGCGAGCGAGGCCCGCGTCGAACGCGCAGCGAGCTACGACCAGCGCTGGTCCGACCATGCACCGGTGACCGTGACCTTCGATCGCTGA